One part of the Deinococcus betulae genome encodes these proteins:
- the ruvC gene encoding crossover junction endodeoxyribonuclease RuvC: protein MIVLGIDPGLANLGLGLVEGDVRKARHLYHVCLTTESAWIMPRRLQYLHEEVARLLAEYRPDAVAIEDQILRKQADVAFKVGQAFGVVQLACAQAGVPVHSYGPMQVKRSLVGTGRAEKEQVIYMVKATLGVRELFNNHAADALALALTHLASAPLQGRTAQLLAR, encoded by the coding sequence GTGATTGTTCTTGGGATTGACCCTGGGCTCGCCAACCTCGGCCTGGGGCTGGTGGAAGGTGACGTGCGCAAAGCGCGCCACCTCTACCATGTCTGCCTGACCACAGAAAGCGCCTGGATCATGCCCCGGCGTCTGCAGTACCTCCACGAAGAGGTTGCGCGGCTGCTGGCCGAGTACCGGCCGGACGCGGTGGCCATCGAGGACCAGATTCTGCGCAAGCAGGCTGATGTGGCCTTCAAAGTGGGACAGGCGTTTGGGGTGGTGCAGCTGGCGTGCGCGCAGGCAGGCGTGCCCGTTCACAGCTACGGCCCCATGCAGGTCAAGCGCTCGCTGGTGGGCACTGGCCGGGCTGAGAAAGAACAGGTCATTTACATGGTCAAGGCCACGCTGGGCGTGCGCGAACTGTTCAACAACCACGCGGCTGACGCGCTGGCACTGGCCCTGACCCACCTGGCCAGTGCGCCGCTTCAGGGCCGCACCGCGCAGCTGCTGGCCCGGTAG
- a CDS encoding PrsW family intramembrane metalloprotease produces the protein MSLALPLLASVILTFAWLWFFVRRDRHPEPLWLLARTFGWGMLAWVIAAAFEASLGRLLASPQLLGTLVVVLLTALLEEGFKFVAAMTAISELSFDEPMDGLVYAVTAALGFALMENVTYTLGFGGGAGTWHAVVATLAHALFSAPQGYALGGLHWEQGRTWVVQGLAVSVVLHAVFNGLLVGGAGWPQLVALSTVTLLMVGLAGRYYLTFEAHAREHGPPVTFLQEQARRQAQRGGS, from the coding sequence GTGTCCCTGGCCCTGCCGCTGCTGGCTTCGGTGATTCTGACGTTCGCCTGGCTGTGGTTTTTTGTGCGCCGCGACCGCCACCCAGAGCCCTTGTGGCTGCTGGCCCGCACTTTTGGCTGGGGGATGTTGGCCTGGGTGATTGCCGCCGCTTTTGAGGCGAGTCTGGGCCGCCTGCTGGCCTCACCGCAGTTGCTGGGGACCTTGGTAGTGGTTCTGTTGACGGCGCTGCTGGAAGAGGGATTCAAATTCGTGGCCGCCATGACCGCCATCTCTGAACTGAGCTTTGATGAACCGATGGACGGCCTGGTGTACGCCGTGACCGCTGCGCTGGGCTTTGCCCTGATGGAGAATGTCACCTACACCCTGGGGTTTGGCGGTGGGGCCGGCACCTGGCACGCGGTCGTGGCCACCCTGGCCCACGCCCTGTTCAGTGCGCCGCAGGGCTATGCGCTGGGTGGCCTTCACTGGGAGCAGGGCCGCACGTGGGTGGTGCAGGGCCTGGCCGTGAGCGTGGTGCTGCATGCCGTGTTCAATGGTCTTCTCGTGGGCGGGGCCGGCTGGCCGCAACTGGTAGCCCTGAGCACCGTCACCCTCTTGATGGTGGGGTTGGCGGGCCGGTATTACCTCACCTTTGAGGCCCATGCCCGAGAACATGGGCCGCCCGTGACCTTTTTACAGGAGCAGGCGCGCCGCCAGGCTCAGCGGGGCGGCTCCTGA